A window of the Aeromicrobium phoceense genome harbors these coding sequences:
- a CDS encoding heavy metal-responsive transcriptional regulator, whose product MRIGELAAAAGTTPKTLRFYEESGLLPPADRTPSGYRDYPPVAVARIDFVHRGQAAGLTLAQIRQILDIRDDGAAPCEHVRDLLDERLAEIEQQIARLTALHDTIAELRHDAAQPDPDTCSPEQVCRYL is encoded by the coding sequence ATGCGCATCGGGGAACTGGCCGCTGCGGCTGGGACCACTCCGAAGACTCTCCGCTTCTATGAGGAGTCGGGACTGCTGCCCCCAGCCGATCGGACGCCGTCGGGTTATCGGGACTACCCGCCCGTCGCTGTCGCCCGGATCGACTTTGTCCACCGCGGCCAGGCGGCGGGACTCACCCTCGCTCAGATCCGCCAGATCCTCGACATCCGCGATGACGGCGCCGCGCCGTGTGAGCACGTGCGCGATCTGCTCGACGAGCGCCTAGCCGAGATCGAGCAGCAGATCGCTCGGCTCACCGCCCTGCATGACACTATTGCCGAACTCAGGCACGACGCCGCGCAGCCGGACCCCGACACGTGCAGTCCCGAGCAGGTCTGCCGCTACCTATAG
- a CDS encoding glycoside hydrolase family 3 C-terminal domain-containing protein: protein MTLDEKIDMLHGEVNFYYGFYNAPIERLGIPALTMADGPAGVRIANPDVNDQQATELPSPLALAATWNAGLAQEYGERAGDEAHRTGHNVLLAPALDIARVSQAGRAFEAFGEDPLISGRIGGAVIRGIQENPVLADLKHYNVYTQEQNRLIGGNAVVDERTLQEIYTRPFDIAIQEGDPATAMCAFNKVNGTYACENDYLLNEILKVQLEFEGWVMSDYGATHSTVASILNGMDQEMPGDFGGDDCFFCAPLAEAVDAGDVPVSRINDAVMRILKPMFALGLFDEPATVRPLPEEENGDFAREVSEQATVLLKNRRGTLPLDDDLDSIAVIGADADHAVQGGGSSQVLPTYTVSPLEGITERADGATVTHAPGNEPVTSTALLPGPDPIPSEFLRSALDDEPGVRVEYFDNPGRTGTPELDRTEPYAGIFGGFYLFEGFNAASPHFPRQSNENTSGIRWTGTLTAPVTGTYELTVTTNGATTLYLDDAPVITTETAPEPTDPGVHTYEVDLVEGQEYDLRAEFSIGASASTDFGSAFKLGWVPPDEVVEPSIAEAAEVAADADVAVVFARDYASEGGDRPNLDLPNAQDDLIREVAAANRRTIVVLTASAAVQTSDWEDDVRAVLHNWYGGQEQGSAIARILFGDVNPSGKLPLTIPVDEESTPVSDEDQYPGDGLDQQFSEGIFVGYRGYEERGIEPSYPFGHGLSYTKFDYRRLVLSSNTRGRGSARATKSVKVSVDVRNVGRRRGSETVQVYVGNLPTRRVDTAEKALAGWAKVDLRPGQRRRVTVNLDPQSFSYWDTARDRWRTPDGRVPIYVGSSSDDLRLAGSVRISGGRNR, encoded by the coding sequence ATGACCTTGGACGAGAAGATCGACATGCTCCACGGCGAGGTCAACTTCTACTACGGCTTCTACAACGCACCGATCGAGCGCTTGGGCATCCCGGCCCTCACGATGGCTGACGGCCCGGCCGGAGTCCGCATCGCCAACCCCGACGTCAACGACCAGCAGGCGACCGAGCTGCCCTCACCGCTTGCGTTGGCAGCGACCTGGAACGCCGGACTCGCGCAGGAATACGGCGAGCGCGCAGGCGACGAGGCCCACCGCACCGGGCACAATGTGCTGCTGGCGCCGGCCCTGGACATCGCCCGGGTCTCCCAGGCCGGCCGCGCGTTCGAGGCATTCGGCGAAGATCCGCTGATCTCGGGCCGCATCGGTGGCGCCGTCATTCGCGGCATCCAGGAGAACCCCGTGCTGGCGGACCTGAAGCACTACAACGTCTACACCCAGGAGCAGAACCGCCTGATCGGCGGCAATGCGGTGGTCGACGAGCGGACCCTCCAGGAGATCTACACCCGCCCCTTCGACATCGCCATCCAGGAGGGCGATCCAGCGACCGCGATGTGCGCGTTCAACAAGGTCAACGGGACCTACGCGTGTGAGAACGACTACCTCCTCAACGAGATCCTCAAGGTGCAGCTCGAGTTCGAGGGCTGGGTCATGAGCGACTACGGGGCCACTCACAGCACCGTCGCGTCGATCCTCAACGGCATGGACCAGGAGATGCCCGGCGACTTCGGCGGCGACGACTGCTTCTTCTGTGCCCCACTGGCCGAGGCCGTGGATGCCGGCGACGTCCCCGTCTCCCGCATCAACGACGCGGTGATGAGGATCCTCAAGCCCATGTTTGCCCTCGGCCTGTTCGACGAGCCGGCGACGGTCCGTCCGCTGCCCGAGGAGGAGAACGGTGACTTCGCCCGAGAGGTGTCGGAGCAGGCGACCGTCCTGCTGAAGAACCGCCGCGGCACGCTGCCTCTGGACGACGACCTGGACTCGATCGCCGTGATCGGCGCGGACGCAGACCACGCCGTCCAAGGTGGCGGTAGCAGTCAAGTGCTACCGACCTACACCGTCAGCCCGCTCGAGGGGATCACCGAGCGCGCGGACGGGGCGACCGTGACTCACGCGCCCGGCAACGAACCGGTCACGTCCACGGCGTTGCTCCCCGGTCCGGATCCGATCCCGTCGGAGTTCCTCCGGTCCGCGCTGGACGACGAACCCGGTGTGCGCGTGGAGTACTTCGACAACCCCGGCCGGACGGGCACGCCCGAGCTCGACCGCACCGAGCCCTACGCCGGCATCTTCGGAGGGTTCTACCTGTTCGAGGGCTTCAACGCGGCGTCACCGCACTTCCCGAGGCAGTCGAACGAGAACACGTCGGGAATCCGCTGGACGGGAACCCTCACGGCACCGGTCACGGGAACGTACGAGCTGACCGTCACCACGAACGGGGCGACGACGCTCTACCTGGACGACGCACCCGTCATCACCACGGAGACCGCTCCAGAACCCACCGACCCCGGGGTCCACACCTACGAGGTGGACCTGGTCGAAGGGCAGGAGTACGACCTCCGTGCGGAGTTTTCGATCGGGGCCAGTGCGAGCACGGACTTCGGGTCCGCGTTCAAGCTGGGCTGGGTGCCGCCGGACGAGGTGGTGGAACCGAGCATCGCCGAGGCAGCAGAGGTCGCCGCCGACGCCGACGTCGCTGTGGTCTTCGCCCGCGACTACGCGAGCGAGGGTGGGGATCGTCCCAACCTCGACCTGCCCAACGCCCAGGACGACCTGATCCGGGAGGTGGCAGCCGCCAACCGGCGGACCATCGTGGTCCTCACCGCCAGCGCCGCTGTCCAGACCTCGGACTGGGAGGACGACGTGCGCGCCGTCCTGCACAACTGGTACGGCGGTCAGGAGCAGGGCAGTGCCATCGCGCGGATCCTCTTCGGAGACGTGAACCCGTCGGGCAAGCTGCCGCTGACGATTCCCGTGGACGAGGAAAGCACTCCGGTCAGTGACGAGGACCAGTACCCGGGTGACGGGCTCGACCAGCAGTTCTCGGAGGGGATCTTCGTGGGCTACCGCGGGTACGAGGAGCGCGGCATCGAGCCGAGCTACCCCTTCGGCCACGGTCTGTCCTACACGAAGTTCGACTACCGGCGACTCGTGCTCTCGTCGAACACCCGGGGGCGTGGGTCCGCCCGCGCGACCAAGTCGGTGAAGGTCTCCGTGGACGTCCGGAACGTCGGACGGCGCCGTGGCAGCGAGACGGTGCAGGTCTACGTGGGCAACCTGCCCACCCGTCGCGTCGACACGGCGGAGAAGGCGCTGGCCGGCTGGGCCAAGGTCGACCTCCGTCCGGGGCAGCGTCGACGGGTGACGGTGAACCTCGATCCGCAGTCGTTCTCGTACTGGGACACGGCTCGCGACCGGTGGCGCACCCCCGACGGGCGCGTGCCGATCTACGTGGGCTCGTCGTCCGACGACCTGCGGCTGGCTGGCTCCGTCCGGATCTCGGGAGGACGCAACAGGTAA
- a CDS encoding zinc-binding alcohol dehydrogenase family protein — protein sequence MSCSENIMGEPTMRAVVLDAPGPVTNLHLRELPLPLPARGWVRIRVKAFGLNRSELHTRLGLAEGVTLPRVLGIEATGIVDLAPGGEFEEGQQVMTMMGGMGRVFDGGYAEYACVPEGQVIAFHSELDWAVLGAVPEMLQTAFGSLSVGLDIQPGQTLLIRGGTSSVGMAAAVLAKRKGVRVLATTRNPAKAESLRAIGVDDVLVDDGNVATQVHALLPDGVDAAVELVGTPTLPDTLRATRVHGTVCFTGMLSNEWSVKDFYPIDYIPRGVRLTSYAGEADDLPADVLRGFLEDVAAGRAQVPVDRVYELGDIREAHQRMEDGAATGKLVVRI from the coding sequence GTGAGTTGCTCGGAGAACATCATGGGTGAGCCGACCATGCGTGCCGTCGTGCTGGACGCACCCGGCCCCGTCACGAACCTGCACCTGCGCGAGCTGCCACTGCCCCTCCCAGCCCGGGGTTGGGTCCGCATCAGGGTCAAGGCGTTCGGCCTCAACCGTTCTGAGCTGCACACCCGGCTCGGGCTCGCCGAGGGTGTCACCCTCCCGCGGGTCCTGGGCATCGAGGCCACCGGCATCGTCGACCTCGCGCCCGGCGGCGAGTTCGAGGAGGGCCAGCAGGTCATGACGATGATGGGCGGGATGGGCCGGGTCTTCGACGGCGGCTACGCCGAGTACGCCTGCGTCCCGGAAGGCCAGGTCATCGCGTTCCACTCCGAGCTCGACTGGGCCGTCCTCGGAGCGGTGCCGGAGATGCTCCAGACGGCGTTCGGATCCCTGAGCGTGGGATTGGACATCCAGCCCGGCCAGACGCTGCTGATCCGTGGCGGAACCTCTTCGGTGGGCATGGCCGCTGCCGTGCTGGCGAAGCGCAAGGGCGTCAGGGTGCTCGCCACCACGCGCAATCCGGCGAAGGCCGAGTCACTGCGCGCGATCGGTGTCGATGATGTGCTGGTCGACGACGGCAACGTCGCGACCCAGGTTCATGCGCTGCTGCCCGACGGCGTCGACGCAGCCGTGGAGCTGGTCGGCACGCCCACACTGCCCGACACCTTGCGGGCCACCAGGGTCCACGGCACGGTGTGCTTCACCGGCATGCTCTCGAACGAGTGGTCCGTTAAGGACTTCTACCCGATCGACTACATCCCCCGCGGGGTGCGCCTGACCTCCTATGCCGGTGAGGCGGACGACCTGCCCGCTGACGTCCTCCGGGGGTTCCTCGAGGACGTCGCCGCTGGCCGTGCCCAGGTGCCCGTCGACCGCGTGTACGAACTCGGCGACATCCGCGAGGCGCACCAGCGGATGGAAGACGGTGCAGCCACCGGGAAGCTCGTCGTGCGCATCTGA
- a CDS encoding PadR family transcriptional regulator — translation MMILGFLAEGPLHAYELRRRMERLHGYARAISDGTIYPALKRLQSAGFIAREEPAPGAGSAQRQTFRLTAPGLAELHARLRDANGYDITDGDRFFVVLAFLSQLPDVADQHAVLRRRLDFLDQPGVSFFYESDQPLAAGDVDDPYRRGMLVSARETSRAQRRWIRELLGEHHG, via the coding sequence ATGATGATCCTGGGTTTCCTCGCGGAGGGCCCGCTCCACGCCTACGAGCTGCGACGGCGCATGGAACGCCTGCACGGATACGCGCGCGCCATCAGCGACGGCACCATCTATCCCGCGCTGAAGCGGTTGCAATCGGCGGGCTTCATCGCCCGCGAGGAACCGGCACCGGGAGCGGGATCAGCGCAGCGCCAGACCTTCCGGCTCACCGCGCCCGGCCTGGCGGAGCTGCACGCCCGACTGCGCGACGCCAACGGCTACGACATCACCGATGGGGACCGCTTCTTCGTCGTCCTGGCCTTCCTGTCGCAGCTCCCCGACGTCGCCGACCAGCATGCCGTGCTCCGCCGCCGGCTCGACTTCCTCGACCAGCCGGGAGTGAGCTTCTTCTACGAATCCGACCAGCCGCTGGCCGCGGGGGACGTCGATGACCCGTACCGCCGCGGCATGCTGGTGTCGGCGCGCGAGACCAGCCGCGCCCAGCGACGCTGGATCCGTGAGTTGCTCGGAGAACATCATGGGTGA
- a CDS encoding ABC transporter ATP-binding protein, with protein sequence MEFKHVGKTYADGTVAVADFSHHVPSHGTVAFVGSSGSGKTTLLRMVNRMVDPSRGAVLIDDEDVRELDKVRLRRRIGYVPQAGGLLPHRTVVDNVATVPVLNGMSRRAARSDAAELLALVGLDQSLAQRYPAQLSGGQQQRVAVARALASDPNILLMDEPFGAVDPIVRRDLQDQMLRIQAELAKTIVIVTHDIDEAFRLADDVVVLRAGGVVAQAGSPQSILASPADDFVRDFVGADRPGRNLRTVDVDGRRLVVDGEGRPVGVLR encoded by the coding sequence ATCGAGTTCAAGCACGTCGGAAAGACCTACGCCGACGGCACCGTCGCCGTCGCGGACTTCTCCCATCACGTGCCCTCGCACGGCACGGTCGCGTTCGTCGGGTCGTCCGGCTCGGGCAAGACGACGCTGCTGCGCATGGTCAACCGGATGGTCGATCCCAGCCGGGGCGCGGTCCTGATCGACGACGAGGACGTGCGTGAGCTCGACAAGGTCCGACTGCGTCGGCGGATCGGCTACGTCCCACAGGCCGGCGGGCTGCTCCCCCACCGCACCGTGGTCGACAACGTCGCCACCGTGCCGGTCCTGAACGGCATGTCGCGGCGTGCCGCCCGTTCCGACGCTGCGGAGCTGCTGGCGCTGGTCGGCCTCGATCAGTCCCTGGCGCAGCGCTACCCCGCCCAGCTCTCCGGTGGTCAGCAGCAGCGCGTCGCCGTCGCCCGCGCACTGGCGTCCGACCCCAACATCCTGCTCATGGACGAGCCCTTCGGCGCGGTCGACCCGATCGTGCGACGCGACCTGCAGGACCAGATGCTCCGGATCCAGGCCGAGCTGGCCAAGACGATCGTGATCGTCACCCACGACATCGACGAGGCGTTCAGGCTCGCCGACGACGTCGTGGTGCTGCGGGCCGGCGGCGTCGTCGCTCAGGCCGGCTCGCCACAGAGCATTCTCGCCTCCCCGGCCGATGACTTCGTCCGCGACTTCGTGGGCGCGGACCGGCCCGGCCGCAACCTGCGCACGGTCGACGTCGACGGCCGACGACTCGTCGTCGATGGTGAGGGCCGTCCCGTGGGTGTCCTGCGATGA
- a CDS encoding ABC transporter permease: protein MTWLQNNWSWVVELTLQHLALAVPAIVASVALAVPLGRLAHRRPRLRQSVLGLASVLYAIPALPLLIVIPVVFGIPLRSPLTLVIALTLYGTALLVGTATDAFVAVDEGVRESARAMGYSRRAMFWRVDLPLSVPVLLSGIRVVTVSTVSLVTIGALVGISSLGTLLTDGFQRGITSEVVTGVVVTMALALLLDGTLLAVGRALTPWQGRRRSHTVTEEVAL, encoded by the coding sequence ATGACCTGGCTGCAGAACAACTGGTCCTGGGTGGTGGAACTGACGCTCCAGCACCTGGCGCTCGCGGTCCCGGCGATCGTGGCGAGCGTGGCGCTCGCGGTCCCCTTGGGCCGGCTGGCGCACCGCCGACCTCGACTGCGACAGTCCGTGCTGGGCCTAGCCAGCGTCCTTTACGCGATTCCCGCCCTGCCCCTGCTGATCGTGATACCGGTGGTCTTCGGGATTCCGCTGAGATCGCCGCTCACGCTGGTCATCGCCCTGACGCTCTACGGGACCGCCCTCCTGGTCGGAACGGCCACGGACGCCTTCGTCGCGGTGGACGAGGGCGTGCGCGAATCCGCCAGGGCCATGGGCTACAGCCGGCGTGCCATGTTCTGGCGGGTCGACCTCCCACTGTCCGTACCTGTGCTGCTATCCGGCATCCGGGTGGTGACCGTGAGCACCGTCAGTCTCGTGACCATCGGCGCCCTCGTCGGAATCTCCAGTCTCGGCACGCTCCTGACCGACGGATTCCAGCGCGGCATCACCAGCGAGGTCGTCACCGGCGTCGTGGTGACGATGGCTCTGGCTCTCCTGCTCGACGGGACACTTCTGGCGGTCGGCCGTGCCCTCACGCCGTGGCAGGGCCGCCGCCGATCCCACACCGTCACGGAGGAGGTGGCGCTGTGA
- a CDS encoding ABC transporter permease subunit, protein MNILLDALAWIFDPSSWTGSNGVGVRLAQHLAVTVAAVLIAAVPAVPLGVLVGHTRRGRGAVTALAGAVRAVPTLGLLTLLALLMGVGVGAPLLALVALAVPSLLAGAYAGIEAADPVAVDAARAMGMSEWQIVRDVELPLGAGVLMGGVRAATLQVVATATLAAYTSDTGLGRYLFTGLKSRDYPQMLAGALLVAALALLLDRLLATLQQRMTLLAHRPAVDARPGA, encoded by the coding sequence GTGAACATCCTCCTCGACGCACTCGCCTGGATCTTCGACCCGTCGAGCTGGACCGGATCGAACGGTGTCGGCGTCCGGCTGGCCCAGCACCTCGCGGTGACCGTGGCCGCTGTCCTGATCGCTGCCGTCCCGGCAGTTCCGCTCGGCGTGCTCGTCGGCCACACGCGCCGCGGGCGCGGGGCCGTGACCGCACTGGCCGGTGCGGTCCGAGCCGTGCCGACACTGGGGCTGCTGACCCTCCTCGCCCTGCTGATGGGGGTCGGTGTCGGCGCGCCGCTGCTCGCGCTCGTCGCCCTCGCCGTGCCTTCGCTGCTTGCCGGCGCCTACGCCGGGATCGAGGCCGCCGATCCGGTCGCGGTCGACGCCGCCCGCGCCATGGGCATGAGCGAGTGGCAGATCGTCCGAGACGTCGAGCTCCCCCTCGGGGCCGGCGTGCTCATGGGAGGAGTGCGCGCCGCGACACTGCAGGTCGTCGCGACCGCGACGCTCGCCGCGTACACCTCCGACACGGGACTGGGCCGGTACCTGTTCACCGGTCTCAAGTCGCGCGACTACCCGCAGATGCTCGCGGGAGCCCTCCTCGTGGCGGCACTTGCGCTCCTGCTCGACCGACTCCTGGCCACGCTCCAGCAACGCATGACTCTCCTTGCCCACCGCCCCGCCGTTGACGCCCGTCCGGGCGCCTGA
- a CDS encoding ABC transporter substrate-binding protein, whose product MNSTRLNLGLATGLAALLTVSACGGSDPLANDGGSSDTIVVGSQDYYSNEIVAEIYAQALEAEGLDVDRQFRIGQREAYVPELESGSIDLFPEYSGPLLQYWESKTPARLSDDVYAALQKATPDGLRALEQSPATDQDSYVVTREFAEKWDLSTIADLAKVTDPLTLGGNSEGESRPNGPKGLKSAYGVSVDFTPIEDGGGPLTVKALADDDIQLAILYTADPSIRENDLVTLEDTKGLFLASHVVPIASDDVDKDAAAVIDKISAAMSADDLVRLNQLSVEEERPAKSIAADWLEAEDLA is encoded by the coding sequence ATGAACTCCACTCGCTTGAACCTCGGCCTCGCCACGGGCCTGGCTGCCCTCCTCACCGTGAGTGCGTGCGGCGGATCGGATCCGCTCGCGAACGACGGAGGCAGCTCCGACACCATCGTCGTCGGCTCCCAGGACTACTACTCGAACGAGATCGTCGCTGAGATCTATGCCCAGGCGCTGGAGGCCGAGGGCCTCGACGTCGATCGGCAGTTCCGCATCGGTCAGCGTGAGGCCTACGTCCCCGAGCTCGAGTCCGGGAGCATCGACCTGTTCCCGGAGTACTCCGGTCCGCTCCTGCAGTACTGGGAGTCAAAGACCCCGGCGCGGCTGAGCGACGACGTCTACGCGGCGTTGCAGAAGGCCACGCCTGACGGCCTGCGCGCCCTGGAGCAGTCGCCGGCAACGGACCAGGACTCCTATGTCGTCACCCGCGAGTTCGCCGAGAAGTGGGACCTGAGCACGATCGCCGATCTGGCGAAGGTCACCGATCCGCTCACCCTGGGTGGCAACTCCGAGGGCGAGAGCCGTCCGAACGGGCCGAAGGGATTGAAGTCCGCCTACGGCGTCTCCGTGGACTTCACCCCGATCGAGGACGGTGGAGGCCCCCTCACCGTCAAGGCTCTCGCGGACGACGACATCCAGCTCGCGATCCTCTACACCGCCGATCCGTCGATCCGCGAGAACGACCTGGTGACCCTCGAGGACACCAAGGGCTTGTTCCTGGCATCGCACGTCGTCCCGATCGCCAGCGACGACGTGGACAAGGACGCCGCGGCCGTCATCGACAAGATCAGCGCTGCCATGAGCGCCGACGATCTCGTGCGACTCAATCAGCTGAGCGTCGAGGAAGAGCGCCCCGCCAAGTCGATCGCGGCCGACTGGCTCGAGGCCGAAGACCTCGCCTGA
- a CDS encoding Dabb family protein, with amino-acid sequence MITHVWSMTFTDASTPEQREALVAAMADLPNQIDGVASFRSGQDLGLNPGNAEVGIVAEFADEQAWRSYLEAPAHVAFVDDHVTPLCASWGAFQLHTA; translated from the coding sequence ATGATCACTCACGTCTGGAGCATGACCTTCACCGACGCGTCCACCCCCGAGCAGCGCGAGGCACTCGTCGCGGCGATGGCCGACCTGCCGAACCAGATCGACGGCGTCGCCTCGTTCCGGTCGGGACAGGACCTGGGGCTCAACCCCGGGAACGCCGAGGTCGGCATCGTCGCGGAGTTCGCGGACGAGCAGGCGTGGCGCTCCTACCTCGAGGCCCCCGCACACGTCGCGTTCGTGGATGACCACGTGACCCCACTGTGCGCGTCCTGGGGTGCGTTCCAGCTGCACACCGCCTGA
- a CDS encoding 3-hydroxyacyl-CoA dehydrogenase family protein, protein MSVPTTVGVYGGGRMGAGIAHAFLLAGARVIVVEANSGAADAAKERVAASLEKAQERGVLSAPAADVRARLSTTVDASDLEAAELVVEAVPEDVALKQRVLRSVAEVAPAAWLATNTSSLSVDAIGAALGAPNRLIGLHFFNPVPASDLVEIVVGAKTDCNLVAAAETWVSALGKTAITVSDTPGFASSRLGVAIALEAIRMLEEGVASAGDIDTAMTLGYRHPVGPLRTTDIVGLDVRLAIAEHLAAEVGERFTPPQILRDKVAAGELGRKSGRGFFSW, encoded by the coding sequence ATGAGCGTCCCCACCACAGTCGGCGTCTACGGCGGTGGACGGATGGGTGCCGGCATCGCACACGCCTTCCTGCTCGCCGGCGCCCGCGTGATCGTCGTCGAGGCGAATTCGGGCGCCGCGGATGCCGCGAAGGAACGGGTGGCTGCGTCGCTGGAGAAGGCGCAGGAGCGCGGCGTGCTGTCCGCGCCGGCTGCAGACGTCCGCGCCAGGCTCAGCACCACCGTCGACGCAAGTGACCTCGAGGCCGCTGAGCTCGTGGTCGAGGCGGTTCCCGAGGACGTGGCGCTCAAGCAGCGGGTCCTTCGATCAGTCGCGGAGGTCGCCCCAGCCGCCTGGCTCGCGACGAACACGTCGAGCCTCTCGGTCGATGCGATCGGGGCGGCGCTCGGCGCGCCGAACCGGCTCATCGGCCTGCACTTCTTCAATCCCGTCCCCGCAAGCGACCTCGTGGAGATCGTCGTGGGTGCGAAGACCGACTGCAACCTCGTCGCCGCCGCCGAGACCTGGGTGAGCGCTCTCGGGAAGACGGCGATCACTGTCTCGGACACGCCCGGGTTCGCGTCGTCTCGACTCGGCGTCGCCATTGCCCTGGAGGCGATCCGGATGCTCGAGGAGGGTGTGGCCTCCGCCGGTGACATCGACACGGCGATGACCCTGGGCTATCGCCATCCTGTCGGTCCACTCCGGACCACGGACATCGTCGGACTGGATGTCCGTCTCGCGATCGCCGAGCACCTCGCTGCCGAGGTGGGGGAGCGGTTCACGCCTCCGCAGATCCTCCGCGACAAGGTGGCTGCCGGTGAGCTCGGCCGCAAGTCAGGGCGCGGATTCTTCTCGTGGTGA
- a CDS encoding enoyl-CoA hydratase-related protein — protein MSAAIAVEHHADRVVATLNRPEVRNAIDLQTSEELHELCACLESDPKVLLLTGAGGIFAAGADINQMRERRRDDALRGINSRAFSRLQRLPMPTIALVDGYALGGGAELAYACDFRIGTTSARFGNPEPGLGIIASAGGTWRLREIVAEPVAKEILLAGRVLDADEARRAGLLNEVVERDELVPAGHRWADRITRQVPLAVRLTKAVFHSPREAHPFVDDVAQAVLFETDEKFERMTAFLERKKTS, from the coding sequence GTGAGCGCGGCGATCGCCGTCGAGCATCACGCCGACCGGGTCGTGGCGACCCTGAACCGACCCGAGGTCCGCAACGCCATCGACCTGCAGACGTCGGAGGAGCTCCATGAGCTCTGCGCCTGCCTCGAGAGCGACCCGAAGGTGCTGCTCCTCACCGGCGCCGGTGGGATCTTCGCCGCCGGGGCCGACATCAACCAGATGCGCGAGCGGCGCCGCGACGACGCCCTGCGCGGCATCAACTCGCGCGCCTTCAGCCGCCTGCAGCGGCTGCCCATGCCGACGATCGCGCTCGTCGACGGCTACGCACTGGGTGGAGGCGCGGAGCTCGCCTATGCCTGCGACTTCCGCATCGGGACGACGTCGGCCCGATTCGGCAACCCGGAGCCCGGCCTCGGCATCATCGCCTCCGCCGGCGGCACGTGGCGGTTGCGCGAGATCGTGGCCGAGCCCGTCGCGAAGGAGATCCTGCTCGCCGGCCGTGTCCTCGACGCGGACGAGGCGCGTCGTGCGGGTCTGCTCAACGAGGTGGTGGAACGTGACGAGCTGGTGCCGGCAGGGCACCGCTGGGCCGACCGGATCACCCGGCAGGTCCCGTTGGCTGTCCGGTTGACGAAGGCGGTGTTCCACTCGCCCCGCGAGGCGCACCCGTTCGTCGACGACGTCGCCCAGGCCGTGCTGTTTGAGACCGACGAGAAGTTCGAGCGGATGACCGCGTTCCTCGAGAGGAAGAAGACATCATGA
- a CDS encoding thiolase family protein: MQSFIIAAARTPIGRYGGTLARIRPDDLAATVIAELVKRASLDPEQVDEVILGAVNQAGEDNRNVARMALLLAGLPDTVPGLTVNRLCASSLSAIGTARQAVAARDADLVIAGGVESMTRAPWVMEKPQKAWGGPGATFDTAIGWRFPNPRFSAETTSSMPQTAERVAEQWGLERAELDEFALRSHERSVAAIKAGHFADEIVAVDGVDLDEGPRPDTTLERLSALRPLHGPGGLVTAGNSSSLNDGAAGVVVASEAYVERHGITPLARIAAVANAGVPPEIMGIGPVPATRKALDRAGWTIDDLDAVELNEAFASQSIACIRDLDLDPEIVNADGGAIALGHPLGASGARIVTTLLGRLQRTGGRRGLATMCVGVGQGVAILLERP, translated from the coding sequence ATGCAGTCATTCATCATCGCGGCCGCTCGGACGCCGATCGGACGGTACGGCGGAACCCTCGCGCGCATCCGCCCGGACGACCTGGCCGCCACGGTCATCGCCGAACTCGTCAAGCGGGCCTCCCTCGACCCCGAGCAGGTCGACGAGGTCATCCTGGGCGCGGTGAATCAGGCGGGGGAGGACAACCGCAACGTGGCACGGATGGCCCTGCTGCTCGCCGGGCTGCCGGACACCGTGCCGGGCCTGACGGTGAACCGCCTGTGCGCCTCGAGCCTCTCCGCGATCGGCACCGCCCGACAGGCCGTGGCCGCTCGGGACGCCGACCTCGTGATCGCTGGCGGCGTGGAGTCGATGACGCGGGCCCCATGGGTCATGGAGAAGCCGCAGAAGGCCTGGGGCGGGCCGGGGGCGACGTTCGACACGGCGATCGGCTGGCGGTTCCCGAACCCACGCTTCAGCGCTGAGACGACATCGTCGATGCCTCAGACGGCCGAGAGGGTGGCCGAGCAATGGGGTCTCGAACGAGCGGAGCTCGACGAGTTCGCGCTGCGTTCCCACGAGCGTTCGGTCGCCGCCATCAAGGCGGGTCACTTCGCCGACGAGATCGTGGCCGTGGACGGCGTCGACCTGGACGAGGGCCCGCGCCCGGACACCACGCTCGAACGACTCTCCGCACTGCGCCCCCTACACGGACCCGGAGGTCTGGTCACGGCCGGCAACTCCAGCTCGCTCAACGACGGTGCGGCCGGCGTCGTCGTGGCCAGCGAGGCATACGTCGAGCGCCACGGCATCACTCCGCTGGCGCGGATCGCGGCCGTCGCCAACGCCGGCGTCCCGCCGGAGATCATGGGGATCGGTCCCGTGCCGGCCACCCGCAAGGCTCTGGACCGAGCCGGTTGGACCATCGACGACCTCGACGCGGTCGAGCTCAACGAGGCCTTCGCCTCACAGTCCATCGCGTGCATCCGCGACCTGGACCTCGACCCCGAGATCGTCAACGCCGACGGTGGCGCCATTGCGCTGGGCCACCCCCTCGGCGCCTCCGGAGCGCGCATCGTCACGACTCTGCTCGGACGCCTCCAGCGCACCGGCGGGCGGCGAGGCCTGGCCACCATGTGCGTGGGCGTCGGACAGGGCGTCGCCATCCTGCTGGAGCGGCCGTGA